In a single window of the Dryobates pubescens isolate bDryPub1 chromosome Z, bDryPub1.pri, whole genome shotgun sequence genome:
- the LOC128899484 gene encoding LOW QUALITY PROTEIN: vesicular, overexpressed in cancer, prosurvival protein 1-like (The sequence of the model RefSeq protein was modified relative to this genomic sequence to represent the inferred CDS: inserted 2 bases in 1 codon), with product MNRSQPGIALLLSLLWECTEAKKHCWYFEGFHPTCYICRSCEDCCGSRCCVXALSIQRLWYFWFLLMMGVLFCCGAGFFIRRRMYPPPLVEEPTFNVSYTRQRVNAASGSQQPGVPYYTDPGGPVRNPMAMAFHVQTNRKKS from the exons atgaACCGTTCCCAGCCCGGGATCGCGCTGCTGCTGTCGCTGCTGTGGGAGTGCACGGAGGCCAAAAAGCATTGCTGGTACTTTGAAGGATTCCATCCTACATGTTATATATGTCGCTCCTGTGAGGATTGCTGTGGCTCAAGATGCTGTGT AGCTCTCTCTATCCAGCGGCTCTGGTATTTCTGGTTCCTTTTGATGATGGGAGTTCTGTTCTGCTGCGGAGCCGGTTTCTTCATCCGACGGCGGATGTACCCTCCTCCACTAGTAGAAGAACCTACTTTTAACGTGTCTTACACCAGACAACGAGTCAACGCTGCATCAGGGTCACAACAGCCTGGAGTGCCGTATTACACAGATCCAGGGGGCCCTGTGAGGAATCCCATGGCGATGGCTTTCCACGTCCAGACCAATAGAAAGAAAAGTTAG